The following proteins come from a genomic window of Coffea arabica cultivar ET-39 chromosome 11c, Coffea Arabica ET-39 HiFi, whole genome shotgun sequence:
- the LOC113715686 gene encoding uncharacterized protein — MAFRILFHLSLLFLHLLLAPRGINANFEGDALYALRRAVKDPDNVLQSWDPTLVDPCTWFHVTCDGDNRVTRLDLGNAKLSGNLVPELGRLERLQYLELYMNNLGGAIPAELGGLKRLISLDLYHNNLTGPIPPSLSNLSALRFLRLNGNRLTGRIPRQLTKLGNLKILDVSNNDLCGTIPSTGPFSKFGEESFANNPRLRRSRAYGICEIRCRKLQLKLCGGRRSWGKLQASFGES, encoded by the exons ATGGCATTCCGGATTCTCTTCCATCTCTCCCTCCTCTTCCTTCATCTGTTATTAGCTCCCCGCGGCATTAATGCAAATTTTGAAG GGGATGCTCTTTATGCACTGAGGAGAGCAGTGAAAGACCCAGACAATGTTTTGCAGAGCTGGGATCCAACCTTAGTAGATCCTTGTACTTGGTTTCACGTCACCTGCGACGGGGATAACCGAGTCACCCGACT tgATCTTGGAAATGCAAAGCTGTCGGGCAATCTTGTTCCAGAGTTGGGAAGGCTTGAGCGGCTTCAATACCT GGAACTATACATGAACAACTTGGGGGGAGCAATCCCTGCTGAACTTGGAGGGCTCAAGAGGCTCATAAGCCTCGACCTTTACCACAACAATCTCACTGGCCCTATTCCTCCATCCCTCTCCAATCTCTCCGCTCTCAGATTCCT GAGACTCAACGGCAACAGACTGACAGGAAGAATACCCAGACAACTGACCAAGCTTGGAAATCTCAAGATTCT AGATGTATCAAACAACGATTTGTGCGGTACAATTCCATCCACGGGCCCCTTCTCTAAATTCGGAGAGGAAAG TTTCGCAAATAACCCCAGGTTAAGAAGGTCCCGAGCTTATGGGATTTGTGAGATACGATGTCGGAAGCTGCAATTGAAGCTGTGCGGTGGGAGGAGGAGTTGGGGGAAGCTTCAAGCTTCATTCGGAGAATCATGA
- the LOC113716761 gene encoding uncharacterized protein — MKDLSFFLLKNALGAKMRKGFKHFCSGDGSTSTLNQQKMGQGSAYIDTPYLDAVTSGSRERQPTLEEMILQLELEEAASRRAKVDEYGEYRHHRMSCVNSSDILRSARNALNQYPRFSLDGKDAMYRSSFRNMVPLSTGARNSLGCHQGSRKGLCGDGFDSEVQKLRELPATIGGESVVWCRPGVVAKLMGLEAMPIPVQRHQRTGNGLNGNGAKTRQNLRKSAGKLHEIERRRVVVDDTNGCSAMRSGVTGCCSSSSKGYCVMKPLGVELPNEQFGWPMRRLRQNATSPC; from the coding sequence ATGAAGGATTTGTCCTTCTTTCTCCTCAAGAATGCTTTGGGTGCTAAGATGAGGAAAGGCTTTAAACACTTTTGCAGCGGTGACGGATCAACTTCCACCCTTAATCAGCAAAAAATGGGGCAGGGTTCGGCATATATTGATACCCCGTATTTGGATGCTGTCACTTCCGGTTCCAGGGAAAGGCAACCAACCTTGGAGGAGATGATACTGCAGTTAGAGCTGGAAGAGGCAGCCTCAAGAAGAGCAAAAGTTGATGAATATGGGGAGTACCGGCATCACCGCATGTCTTGTGTCAACAGTTCCGACATTCTGCGGAGTGCAAGAAACGCATTAAATCAGTACCCTCGGTTTTCTCTGGATGGAAAAGATGCCATGTACAGATCTTCATTTCGGAACATGGTGCCCCTCAGCACGGGTGCAAGAAACTCGCTCGGCTGCCATCAGGGATCAAGGAAAGGTTTGTGTGGCGATGGTTTCGACTCAGAAGTGCAGAAATTACGAGAGCTGCCGGCTACAATAGGTGGAGAGAGCGTGGTGTGGTGTAGGCCTGGAGTGGTGGCTAAATTGATGGGTCTGGAGGCCATGCCAATCCCAGTTCAGAGACATCAAAGAACGGGTAACGGGCTGAATGGTAATGGTGCAAAGACGAGGCAAAATCTGAGGAAGAGCGCTGGAAAACTTCATGAGATTGAAAGGAGAAGGGTGGTAGTAGATGATACCAACGGTTGCAGCGCGATGAGGAGCGGGGTGACAGGTTGTTGCTCAAGCTCAAGCAAGGGATACTGTGTGATGAAGCCATTAGGCGTGGAGCTTCCAAATGAACAATTTGGCTGGCCAATGCGGCGCTTGCGGCAGAATGCCACCTCTCCTTGTTAG
- the LOC113717193 gene encoding uncharacterized protein At2g33490 has protein sequence MKTSLKKLRGALRHERKGHRLQRIRAQLDELDQASQDMKDMRDCYDRLLSAAAATANSVYEFSESLGEMGDCLLEKTALTDDEESGKVLLMLGKVQLELQKLVDSYRSHIFQTITVPSESLLNELRIVEEMKRRCDEKREIYDEVIKKSRERGRLRSSKGECFSSHQMQAAHDEYDEEANTFVFRMKSLRQGQSRSLLTQAARHHAAQLSFLRRALKSLETIEPHVKLVAEEQHIDYQFRGLEDDDGDDGDDEDDEDDDDDDAEGGSESQDDSELSFDYGQNNQGQEVDASRSSMELDNVDVTFRQVATAVVAKENLERSLSSNSFTFRKDVKASSKSGPLLSEKKFDAAERLAQMRHSPSQRFNSYVLPTPQEAKVPVSGKSDSEVPQARRASLSNIPLNLWHSSPLQQNKYQKIVTHFSGPIRLHTQSILKESNNNTKSTRVPPHTTEALSPPRIDPYSRSDNKKAKRQAFSGPLTGKPLPNKPILSASGPISSNGYSQPFSGPLLRNPMPPLSSTPKLSSRMSPTFNSSPKISELHELPRPPAHLSRPPNRIAHSGPLMSKGQGYSATGNMVVPTAVSTLPMPPKIIPRSYSIPSRGQIEAALHASKPLETPADLKIPEDNASPPLTPIVIQNVQPVSPGL, from the exons ATGAAGACGTCGCTGAAGAAGCTCCGAGGAGCCCTTAGGCATGAAAGAAAAGGGCATAGGCTTCAAAGGATTCGGGCCCAATTGGATGAGCTCGATCAGGCATCTCAG GACATGAAAGATATGAGAGATTGTTATGACAGATTACTTTCAGCTGCAGCTGCCACTGCAAACAGCGTTTATG AATTTTCAGAATCACTTGGGGAAATGGGTGATTGTCTACTTGAGAAAACTGCTTTGACTGATGACGAGGAAAGTG GTAAAGTTCTGCTCATGCTGGGAAAAGTGCAGCTAGAGCTTCAGAAACTTGTTGATAGCTAT CGCTCTCATATATTCCAGACAATCACAGTCCCATCAGAGTCCCTTCTTAATGAACTCCGCATTGTTGAG GAGATGAAGAGACGATGTGATGAGAAAAG AGAAATATATGATGAGGTCATAAAAAAATCCAGAGAGAGAGGGAGGTTAAGGAGTAGCAAGGGCGAGTGTTTTTCATCTCACCAGATGCAAGCAGCTCATGATGAGTATGATGAGGAGGCAAATACATTTGTATTCCGAATGAAATCTCTGAGGCAAGGACAATCACGCAGTCTTTTAACACAGGCAGCTCGACATCATGCTGCTCAG TTGTCTTTCTTAAGAAGGGCTCTCAAATCGCTTGAGACAATTGAGCCACATGTCAAGCTAGTTGCTGAAGAGCAACATATAGACTACCAATTTCGTGGACTTGAAGATGATGATGGGGATGATGGGGATGATGAGgatgatgaggatgatgatgatgatgatgctgaAGGTGGCTCCGAATCACAGGATGACAGTGAATTGAGTTTTGACTATGGACAAAATAACCAGGGGCAAGAAGTTGATGCATCAAGATCGTCAATGGAG TTGGATAATGTGGATGTTACATTCCGTCAAGTTGCCACAGCAGTTGTTGCCAAG GAAAACTTAGAAAGAAGTCTAAGCTCAAATTCTTTTACGTTCCGCAAAGATGTCAAGGCAAGCAGCAAATCTGGCCCGCTGCTTTCCGAGAAGAAATTTGATGCTGCTGAGCGACTTGCACAAATGAGGCATTCACCATCGCAGAGGTTCAACTCTTATGTGCTGCCCACACCACAGGAGGCAAAGGTTCCAGTTTCTGGAAAGTCTGATAGTGAAGTTCCTCAGGCAAGACGAGCTAGCCTGAGTAACATTCCACTTAACTTGTGGCATTCCTCTCCTTTACAGCAGAACAAATATCAGAAGATTGTAACTCATTTTTCTGGACCTATAAGGTTACATACACAGTCAATACTTAAAGAGAGCAACAATAATACAAAATCCACTCGAGTACCCCCTCATACAACAGAAGCTCTCTCCCCTCCTCGAATTGATCCATATAGTAGGTCTGACAATAAAAAAGCCAAAAGACAGGCATTCTCTGGTCCGCTCACAGGCAAGCCATTGCCAAATAAGCCCATATTATCTGCCAGTGGTCCTATTTCTTCAAATGGGTACTCTCAGCCATTTTCTGGGCCTCTCTTGCGCAACCCGATGCCTCCACTGTCTTCAACCCCTAAATTATCTTCGCGTATGTCCCCTACTTTCAACTCATCACCCAAGATAAGTGAGCTTCATGAGCTTCCGAGGCCCCCAGCTCATTTGTCAAGACCTCCAAATCGTATTGCTCATTCAGGGCCCTTGATGTCCAAAGGTCAAGGTTATTCTGCTACAGGCAATATGGTGGTGCCTACTGCAGTTTCTACACTTCCGATGCCCCCAAAGATTATTCCTCGTAGCTATTCCATTCCATCCAGAGGTCAAATAGAGGCAGCATTGCATGCATCAAAGCCACTTGAAACTCCTGCTGATTTGAAAATTCCTGAAGATAATGCTTCACCGCCGCTGACACCAATTGTGATACAAAATGTCCAGCCAGTATCCCCTGGTTTATAG